The genomic window GCACATGGGGTACTTTAAATACTTTGCATATTCTGGTTCTTTCCAGTATAATAGGTACTTGAGGTAATTGATAAACGTCATATCTTTGAAGTAGCCACGCTGTGCCAAAACTAGaattacatttatcataaataaaataattttttcctttaaaaataagGCAAAAAATGCAAGGATTATTCTTACTTACAATTCAAATAATTTGGATTTGCCAGGCATTGTACAAATTCTAATTCAACCTGAAACCGTAGTCGCTGTTGATCATCTGTCTCCGCAGCccctgaaatataaattttgatttgttctTGTTCCTTTGAAATAAACTCAAAAGAAAAACTGATCAATAAACTATAGTAATGTAACATGATGACACATTTAGATAAAATTAGATGAAATTGGTCATTATACAAATTACATAGTTCAacaagataaaaacaaattagaaCCAAATTGTTTAAAGTCAAACGATTCTCTTGGAAATCCGTTTcgcaatgtattaaaaaattatagctgTACAATTTAGAGAAGATAGGTTAGAATAGAGTTTAAACACACGGTTGATAATGTACCGTTCATTCCAATGAAAGGTTTTCTGCCTTTCATGAGCCCCGGCGGATCATCCAGTCGGTTCATAGTACAGCCACTTTTGACGAATATTTAATACTTATCGTTCTTATAGCAAACATGCGAAAACACAAAATCAGGACAAAGTAGAATTGTCACTACGAATCAATGAACTCCACCAAGTCCACCAATCTCACTTATGTTCTGTGCTGAACAGCACTCTCCAGCACTCTCACAAGTGAACTGAAGTGAACTCTGGTGAACTCGTCAACTCGCCGCAGTCGCCGCATGCCGCgcgtagagtccctagaagtagagagtctggacgtctcggggttccacgtgattggatgcacgtaaTTGTGCatctaaaatggcagcaccaatacggatccctgtttaatcttctttagccaatgcgataacagcatacaacacgttcaagtgcacacaatgataaacatacacacacataagcTCActtacatacactgacatattcatcaccgacattttaggggcagatgtccagactctctacttctagggactctagccGCGCGTAGAGTACCTCTAGTAAGAGTATGGACACCGTTAGTCGATTTTTGATTGGTTCCTCGATTCGCCATATGTAATAGGGAAATAAAAGAGGGAAAATTGAATTCATTATTGtgtat from Solenopsis invicta isolate M01_SB chromosome 2, UNIL_Sinv_3.0, whole genome shotgun sequence includes these protein-coding regions:
- the LOC105196664 gene encoding mediator of RNA polymerase II transcription subunit 31, whose amino-acid sequence is MNRLDDPPGLMKGRKPFIGMNGAAETDDQQRLRFQVELEFVQCLANPNYLNFLAQRGYFKDMTFINYLKYLLYWKEPEYAKYLKYPMCLYFLDLLQYEHFRREVVNSQCTKFIDDQQILLWQHYTRRRTRLLQTAAEQTQHTNSQNNGIAQPGSKVP